One window from the genome of Cucumis melo cultivar AY chromosome 10, USDA_Cmelo_AY_1.0, whole genome shotgun sequence encodes:
- the LOC103492057 gene encoding transcription factor MYB74-like, with the protein MLSQSLERCGKSCRLRWINYLRPDLKRGMFSQQVEDLIISLHEVLGNKWAQIAAQLPGRTNNEIKNFWNSCLKKKLMKQGIDPATHKPLEENMEAIKDEKKNSTYNNEKPKMEAIHHHHHHLHGNISKINEESSQHFVNKIEFDSLSSYLNGENNNNNNNGGGFLWESENKLENLLEFQTNQMKNLEFKGSSSIEESKIIQNQINSATFGSYHPLMSMSENERAGSFGIVHHI; encoded by the exons ATGCTTAGTCAAA GTTTGGAAAGATGTGGGAAAAGTTGTAGGCTAAGATGGATAAACTACTTGAGACCTGATTTGAAGAGAGGAATGTTTTCACAACAAGTAGAGGATTTAATTATCAGTCTCCATGAAGTTTTGGGAAACAA GTGGGCTCAGATAGCAGCTCAATTGCCAGGAAGAACAAACAATGAGATAAAGAATTTTTGGAATTCATGTTTGAAAAAGAAGCTGATGAAGCAAGGAATTGATCCAGCAACTCACAAGCCATTGGAGGAAAACATGGAAGCCATTAAAGATGAGAAGAAGAACAGTACTTATAATAACGAGAAGCCAAAAATGGAAGctattcatcatcatcatcatcatcttcatggaAATATTTCCAAGATCAACGAAGAATCATCACAGCATTTTGTTAACAAGATTGAATTTGATTCTCTCAGCTCTTACTTAAACG GtgaaaacaacaacaacaacaacaatggAGGTGGATTTTTATGGGAATCTGAGAACAAGCTCGAGAATTTGTTAGAGTTTCAAACAAATCAAATGAAGAACTTGGAATTCAAAGGAAGTTCTTCTATTGAAGAATCAAAGATCattcaaaatcaaataaattcaGCAACTTTTGGAAGCTATCATCCTTTAATGTCAATGTCAGAAAATGAAAGAGCAGGAAGTTTTGGAATCGTTCATCACATATGA